The Mercurialis annua linkage group LG8, ddMerAnnu1.2, whole genome shotgun sequence genome window below encodes:
- the LOC126659492 gene encoding uncharacterized protein LOC126659492, with the protein MSNEAAAACGGTAVVGGGGGEEVGNSSGGSSPKNRMKFLCSYGGKIMPRMADGHLKYVGGETRVIGVPRDINFSELMKKLKSEFEGDMILKYQVIPEELDVLVSVRTDEDLKHMMDEYDRNYESGGTAKLRAFLFPSVPVVLDNQIDPHAEQRYIDAINNTVRSVSSFRQPPPIIANRPSFSLSASSSPRANSPDANTMDTALPHEPTFYHHSRFPMHKVHSSPSLYSLNAPHHQTSNHSNHHYHPPHHPHHQHHQHHHQHSYQSSSRPHHENHRLSPSLSMGRPEFGRAGFGPSNQYHSNVHSGAGSSNIHSNWSSGGHNNNFGGGFINKHEQSSNYGCRTIERLDSLPSSPKSKLLE; encoded by the exons ATGTCCAATGAAGCTGCCGCTGCATGTGGTGGTACCGCGGTTGTCGGAGGCGGTGGTGGAGAGGAGGTCGGAAATTCATCGGGTGGTTCGTCGCCAAAGAATAGAATGAAATTTTTGTGTAGTTATGGCGGGAAAATTATGCCCAGAATGGCCGATGGTCACCTTAAATATGTTGGCGGAGAGACACGTGTCATCGGCGTTCCTAGAGATATTAATTTCTCAG AGTTAATGAAGAAGCTTAAATCTGAATTCGAAGGGGATATGATCCTCAAGTACCAGGTAATACCCGAAGAGCTTGATGTTTTAGTATCTGTAAGAACCGATGAGGATCTGAAGCACATGATGGATGAATATGATCGTAATTACGAAAGCGGAGGAACTGCAAAGCTTCGAGCTTTTCTATTCCCTTCCGTTCCTGTTGTACTCGACAACCAAATCGATCCTCATGCAGAACAGCGTTACATCGATGCAATCAACAATACAGTTCGTTCAGTTTCCAGTTTTCGACAACCTCCTCCGATCATAGCCAATCGCCCTTCCTTTAGCCTTTCGGCTTCGTCTTCTCCGAGAGCTAATTCCCCTGATGCCAACACTATGGATACTGCTCTGCCTCATGAACCCACATTCTATCACCATAGCAGATTTCCTATGCATAAAGTGCATAGCTCTCCGAGTCTCTACAGCCTTAACGCACCACACCATCAAACTAGTAATCATAGCAATCACCATTACCACCCGCCGCATCACCCTCATCATCAACACCACCAACACCACCACCAACATAGCTACCAATCTTCATCTAGGCCGCATCATGAAAATCATAGACTATCCCCGTCTTTGTCGATGGGACGGCCCGAGTTTGGGAGGGCAGGTTTTGGTCCTTCAAATCAATACCACTCTAATGTGCATAGCGGTGCAGGAAGCTCGAATATACATAGTAATTGGAGCTCGGGTGGACATAATAATAACTTTGGAGGTGGATTCATTAATAAACACGAGCAGTCTAGTAATTACGGGTGTAGAACGATTGAGAGATTGGATAGTCTTCCTTCAAGTCCTAAGAGTAAGCTTCTCGAGTAG